A portion of the Bactrocera neohumeralis isolate Rockhampton chromosome 2, APGP_CSIRO_Bneo_wtdbg2-racon-allhic-juicebox.fasta_v2, whole genome shotgun sequence genome contains these proteins:
- the LOC126757014 gene encoding modifier of mdg4-like isoform X23, translating to MADDEQFSLCWNNFNSNLSAGFHESLCRGDLVDVTLAAEGQFVKAHRLVLSVCSPYFRKMFTQMPANQHAFVFLKDVSHTALKDLIQFMYCGEVNVKQEALPAFISTAEALQIKGLTDSDPPPSQSPAEPSTPSPQIQQISSPRVRQRTSTSRSFKIESVEDSGDDKQTQIVIQTTAAPAAQQVVAQPQTQHLQTQSQTHIAPQQIATTTTATTTTVVTHKRPARSIGSGPHIKRTKSTIDPLDTTDVSTGTQQITVQTAVVAAPAPETKTQVQQQQSEPEYIDLPIELPTKSEPDYAEDAGDVDGGENETTYVEDDSYGELRYDESYFTENDDTPAGATTVQTGTGSGGGVNATTSKALVKQQQSSFTDTSYVDVADQGNSDAQATSCNSNTNAGIVTSLKYNYRGQLVYNGYTYSMHSENGNTCVVHWRCSAYTKLRCRANIKTRGKMLVSLRGIHTHPAKNPLSCSPIIFKQV from the exons ATGGCGGACGACGAGCAATTCTCGCTATGTTGGAATAATTTCAACAGTAATTTGTCGGCTGGTTTTCATGAATCGCTTTGCCGCGGTGACCTGGTGGACGTGACGCTAGCGGCGGAAGGGCAATTTGTCAAAGCGCACCGTTTAGTTTTGTCTGTATGCTCACCCTATTTTCGCAAAATGTTCACACAAATGCCGGCCAATCAACATGCTTTTG TTTTTCTCAAGGATGTATCTCATACAGCATTAAAAGATCTTATTCAATTTATGTACTGTGGAGAAGTAAACGTAAAGCAAGAAGCTTTACCAGCGTTTATTAGTACAGCAGAAGCTCTTCAAATAAAAGGCTTAACAGAT AGCGATCCTCCACCATCGCAATCGCCAGCGGAACCTTCCACACCTTCACCTCAAATTCAACAGATATCTTCGCCTCGCGTCCGCCAACGAACATCAACTTCTCGTTCGTTCAAAATTGAATCTGTTGAAGATTCTGGAGATGATAAGCAAACTCAGATTGTCATACAAACTACGGCGGCTCCTGCAGCACAGCAAGTCGTTGCTCAACCGCAAACACAACATTTGCAGACTCAAAGTCAAACGCATATAGCACCTCAACAAATCgcaaccaccaccaccgccactaCTACAACTGTTGTTACGCATAAGCGACCAGCGCGAAGTATTGGAAGTGGGCCCCACATTAAACGCACCAAAAGTACAATTGATCCGCTAGATACAACTGATGTGTCGACCGGAACCCAACAAATAACTGTGCAAACAGCAGTTGTTGCTGCCCCTGCGCCTGAGACTAAAACACAAGTACAGCAACAGCAAAGTGAGCCGGAATATATAGACTTGCCAATAGAGTTGCCTACGAAATCAGAACCAGACTATGCAGAAGATGCTGGTGATGTAGATGGAGGCGAAAATGAAACCACTTATGTAGAGGATGATTCTTATGGAGAGCTTAGGTATGACGAAAGTTATTTTACCGAAAATGACGATACGCCTGCAGGTGCGACGACGGTACAAACTGGAACAGGTTCAGGTGGTGGTGTAAATGCAACAACATCAAAAGCTTTGGTGAAACAGCAACAATCATCATTCACCGACACCTCGTACGTGGATGTGGCGGACCAAGGAAACAGTGACGCACAAG caacATCTTGTAACTCTAACACGAACGCAGGAATTGTTACGTCTCTAAAGTATAATTACAGAGGTCAATTAGTCTACAACGGTTACACGTATTCAATGCATTCGGAGAACGGTAACACTTGTGTGGTTCATTGGCGTTGTTCGGCGTATACAAAACTTCGATGTCGTGCAAATATAAAAACCCGTGGCAAAATGTTAGTCTCTCTGCGTGGTATACATACACATCCTGCAAAAAATCCACTTAGTTGTAGCCCCATAATATTCAAGCAGGTTTAA
- the LOC126757014 gene encoding modifier of mdg4-like isoform X7, with product MADDEQFSLCWNNFNSNLSAGFHESLCRGDLVDVTLAAEGQFVKAHRLVLSVCSPYFRKMFTQMPANQHAFVFLKDVSHTALKDLIQFMYCGEVNVKQEALPAFISTAEALQIKGLTDSDPPPSQSPAEPSTPSPQIQQISSPRVRQRTSTSRSFKIESVEDSGDDKQTQIVIQTTAAPAAQQVVAQPQTQHLQTQSQTHIAPQQIATTTTATTTTVVTHKRPARSIGSGPHIKRTKSTIDPLDTTDVSTGTQQITVQTAVVAAPAPETKTQVQQQQSEPEYIDLPIELPTKSEPDYAEDAGDVDGGENETTYVEDDSYGELRYDESYFTENDDTPAGATTVQTGTGSGGGVNATTSKALVKQQQSSFTDTSYVDVADQGNSDAQDTELMFIVSPWATPCLVLRNFMYNCHSRKNSKEYWRCHNYSKKVQSERCRARCVLEDGKLKSETGGLHNHPPHTEKIEKMIERNRMVELNNGGGNGLGYNISRGSVELKPNRRTYHLPIRVQQEAGDELIETSIIHVAKARG from the exons ATGGCGGACGACGAGCAATTCTCGCTATGTTGGAATAATTTCAACAGTAATTTGTCGGCTGGTTTTCATGAATCGCTTTGCCGCGGTGACCTGGTGGACGTGACGCTAGCGGCGGAAGGGCAATTTGTCAAAGCGCACCGTTTAGTTTTGTCTGTATGCTCACCCTATTTTCGCAAAATGTTCACACAAATGCCGGCCAATCAACATGCTTTTG TTTTTCTCAAGGATGTATCTCATACAGCATTAAAAGATCTTATTCAATTTATGTACTGTGGAGAAGTAAACGTAAAGCAAGAAGCTTTACCAGCGTTTATTAGTACAGCAGAAGCTCTTCAAATAAAAGGCTTAACAGAT AGCGATCCTCCACCATCGCAATCGCCAGCGGAACCTTCCACACCTTCACCTCAAATTCAACAGATATCTTCGCCTCGCGTCCGCCAACGAACATCAACTTCTCGTTCGTTCAAAATTGAATCTGTTGAAGATTCTGGAGATGATAAGCAAACTCAGATTGTCATACAAACTACGGCGGCTCCTGCAGCACAGCAAGTCGTTGCTCAACCGCAAACACAACATTTGCAGACTCAAAGTCAAACGCATATAGCACCTCAACAAATCgcaaccaccaccaccgccactaCTACAACTGTTGTTACGCATAAGCGACCAGCGCGAAGTATTGGAAGTGGGCCCCACATTAAACGCACCAAAAGTACAATTGATCCGCTAGATACAACTGATGTGTCGACCGGAACCCAACAAATAACTGTGCAAACAGCAGTTGTTGCTGCCCCTGCGCCTGAGACTAAAACACAAGTACAGCAACAGCAAAGTGAGCCGGAATATATAGACTTGCCAATAGAGTTGCCTACGAAATCAGAACCAGACTATGCAGAAGATGCTGGTGATGTAGATGGAGGCGAAAATGAAACCACTTATGTAGAGGATGATTCTTATGGAGAGCTTAGGTATGACGAAAGTTATTTTACCGAAAATGACGATACGCCTGCAGGTGCGACGACGGTACAAACTGGAACAGGTTCAGGTGGTGGTGTAAATGCAACAACATCAAAAGCTTTGGTGAAACAGCAACAATCATCATTCACCGACACCTCGTACGTGGATGTGGCGGACCAAGGAAACAGTGACGCACAAG ATACAGAATTAATGTTTATTGTCAGTCCCTGGGCTACACCTTGTCTAGTGCTACGCAACTTTATGTATAACTGCCACAGTCGGAAAAATAGCAAAGAATACTGGCGTTGCCATAATTACTCAAAGAAAGTACAATCAGAACGGTGCCGTGCTCGTTGTGTGCTGGAAGATGGAAAATTAAAGTCTGAAACTGGTGGATTGCATAATCATCCGCCTCACacagaaaaaatcgaaaagatGATTGAACGAAACCGTATGGTTGAACTTAACAATGGTGGAGGGAACGGTCTAGGTTATAATATAAGCCGAGGAAGTGTTGAACTAAAACCAAATCGTCGCACTTATCACTTGCCCATACGAGTGCAACAAGAAGCGGGAGATGAGCTCATCGAAACATCaattat aCACGTCGCCAAGGCAAGGGGATAA
- the LOC126757014 gene encoding modifier of mdg4-like isoform X5, protein MADDEQFSLCWNNFNSNLSAGFHESLCRGDLVDVTLAAEGQFVKAHRLVLSVCSPYFRKMFTQMPANQHAFVFLKDVSHTALKDLIQFMYCGEVNVKQEALPAFISTAEALQIKGLTDSDPPPSQSPAEPSTPSPQIQQISSPRVRQRTSTSRSFKIESVEDSGDDKQTQIVIQTTAAPAAQQVVAQPQTQHLQTQSQTHIAPQQIATTTTATTTTVVTHKRPARSIGSGPHIKRTKSTIDPLDTTDVSTGTQQITVQTAVVAAPAPETKTQVQQQQSEPEYIDLPIELPTKSEPDYAEDAGDVDGGENETTYVEDDSYGELRYDESYFTENDDTPAGATTVQTGTGSGGGVNATTSKALVKQQQSSFTDTSYVDVADQGNSDAQDTELMFIVSPWATPCLVLRNFMYNCHSRKNSKEYWRCHNYSKKVQSERCRARCVLEDGKLKSETGGLHNHPPHTEKIEKMIERNRMVELNNGGGNGLGYNISRGSVELKPNRRTYHLPIRVQQEAGDELIETSIMLINNKFDT, encoded by the exons ATGGCGGACGACGAGCAATTCTCGCTATGTTGGAATAATTTCAACAGTAATTTGTCGGCTGGTTTTCATGAATCGCTTTGCCGCGGTGACCTGGTGGACGTGACGCTAGCGGCGGAAGGGCAATTTGTCAAAGCGCACCGTTTAGTTTTGTCTGTATGCTCACCCTATTTTCGCAAAATGTTCACACAAATGCCGGCCAATCAACATGCTTTTG TTTTTCTCAAGGATGTATCTCATACAGCATTAAAAGATCTTATTCAATTTATGTACTGTGGAGAAGTAAACGTAAAGCAAGAAGCTTTACCAGCGTTTATTAGTACAGCAGAAGCTCTTCAAATAAAAGGCTTAACAGAT AGCGATCCTCCACCATCGCAATCGCCAGCGGAACCTTCCACACCTTCACCTCAAATTCAACAGATATCTTCGCCTCGCGTCCGCCAACGAACATCAACTTCTCGTTCGTTCAAAATTGAATCTGTTGAAGATTCTGGAGATGATAAGCAAACTCAGATTGTCATACAAACTACGGCGGCTCCTGCAGCACAGCAAGTCGTTGCTCAACCGCAAACACAACATTTGCAGACTCAAAGTCAAACGCATATAGCACCTCAACAAATCgcaaccaccaccaccgccactaCTACAACTGTTGTTACGCATAAGCGACCAGCGCGAAGTATTGGAAGTGGGCCCCACATTAAACGCACCAAAAGTACAATTGATCCGCTAGATACAACTGATGTGTCGACCGGAACCCAACAAATAACTGTGCAAACAGCAGTTGTTGCTGCCCCTGCGCCTGAGACTAAAACACAAGTACAGCAACAGCAAAGTGAGCCGGAATATATAGACTTGCCAATAGAGTTGCCTACGAAATCAGAACCAGACTATGCAGAAGATGCTGGTGATGTAGATGGAGGCGAAAATGAAACCACTTATGTAGAGGATGATTCTTATGGAGAGCTTAGGTATGACGAAAGTTATTTTACCGAAAATGACGATACGCCTGCAGGTGCGACGACGGTACAAACTGGAACAGGTTCAGGTGGTGGTGTAAATGCAACAACATCAAAAGCTTTGGTGAAACAGCAACAATCATCATTCACCGACACCTCGTACGTGGATGTGGCGGACCAAGGAAACAGTGACGCACAAG ATACAGAATTAATGTTTATTGTCAGTCCCTGGGCTACACCTTGTCTAGTGCTACGCAACTTTATGTATAACTGCCACAGTCGGAAAAATAGCAAAGAATACTGGCGTTGCCATAATTACTCAAAGAAAGTACAATCAGAACGGTGCCGTGCTCGTTGTGTGCTGGAAGATGGAAAATTAAAGTCTGAAACTGGTGGATTGCATAATCATCCGCCTCACacagaaaaaatcgaaaagatGATTGAACGAAACCGTATGGTTGAACTTAACAATGGTGGAGGGAACGGTCTAGGTTATAATATAAGCCGAGGAAGTGTTGAACTAAAACCAAATCGTCGCACTTATCACTTGCCCATACGAGTGCAACAAGAAGCGGGAGATGAGCTCATCGAAACATCaattatgttaataaataataaatttgatacctag
- the LOC126757014 gene encoding modifier of mdg4-like isoform X16, giving the protein MADDEQFSLCWNNFNSNLSAGFHESLCRGDLVDVTLAAEGQFVKAHRLVLSVCSPYFRKMFTQMPANQHAFVFLKDVSHTALKDLIQFMYCGEVNVKQEALPAFISTAEALQIKGLTDSDPPPSQSPAEPSTPSPQIQQISSPRVRQRTSTSRSFKIESVEDSGDDKQTQIVIQTTAAPAAQQVVAQPQTQHLQTQSQTHIAPQQIATTTTATTTTVVTHKRPARSIGSGPHIKRTKSTIDPLDTTDVSTGTQQITVQTAVVAAPAPETKTQVQQQQSEPEYIDLPIELPTKSEPDYAEDAGDVDGGENETTYVEDDSYGELRYDESYFTENDDTPAGATTVQTGTGSGGGVNATTSKALVKQQQSSFTDTSYVDVADQGNSDAQDTSPRQGDNEASEEPCDNDVAQNRVNYRSSLKGTYQLVLDGFPYSRHRIRGCTIYWRCVQFRPLKCRARVRTNPAGDRVSIVDESHNHPIVRERRKKGTLKYVYEQRKLERSCSFK; this is encoded by the exons ATGGCGGACGACGAGCAATTCTCGCTATGTTGGAATAATTTCAACAGTAATTTGTCGGCTGGTTTTCATGAATCGCTTTGCCGCGGTGACCTGGTGGACGTGACGCTAGCGGCGGAAGGGCAATTTGTCAAAGCGCACCGTTTAGTTTTGTCTGTATGCTCACCCTATTTTCGCAAAATGTTCACACAAATGCCGGCCAATCAACATGCTTTTG TTTTTCTCAAGGATGTATCTCATACAGCATTAAAAGATCTTATTCAATTTATGTACTGTGGAGAAGTAAACGTAAAGCAAGAAGCTTTACCAGCGTTTATTAGTACAGCAGAAGCTCTTCAAATAAAAGGCTTAACAGAT AGCGATCCTCCACCATCGCAATCGCCAGCGGAACCTTCCACACCTTCACCTCAAATTCAACAGATATCTTCGCCTCGCGTCCGCCAACGAACATCAACTTCTCGTTCGTTCAAAATTGAATCTGTTGAAGATTCTGGAGATGATAAGCAAACTCAGATTGTCATACAAACTACGGCGGCTCCTGCAGCACAGCAAGTCGTTGCTCAACCGCAAACACAACATTTGCAGACTCAAAGTCAAACGCATATAGCACCTCAACAAATCgcaaccaccaccaccgccactaCTACAACTGTTGTTACGCATAAGCGACCAGCGCGAAGTATTGGAAGTGGGCCCCACATTAAACGCACCAAAAGTACAATTGATCCGCTAGATACAACTGATGTGTCGACCGGAACCCAACAAATAACTGTGCAAACAGCAGTTGTTGCTGCCCCTGCGCCTGAGACTAAAACACAAGTACAGCAACAGCAAAGTGAGCCGGAATATATAGACTTGCCAATAGAGTTGCCTACGAAATCAGAACCAGACTATGCAGAAGATGCTGGTGATGTAGATGGAGGCGAAAATGAAACCACTTATGTAGAGGATGATTCTTATGGAGAGCTTAGGTATGACGAAAGTTATTTTACCGAAAATGACGATACGCCTGCAGGTGCGACGACGGTACAAACTGGAACAGGTTCAGGTGGTGGTGTAAATGCAACAACATCAAAAGCTTTGGTGAAACAGCAACAATCATCATTCACCGACACCTCGTACGTGGATGTGGCGGACCAAGGAAACAGTGACGCACAAG aCACGTCGCCAAGGCAAGGGGATAACGAAGCTTCCGAAGAACCTTGTGATAACGATGTGGCTCAGAATCGAGTGAATTATCGTTCAAGTTTAAAAGGAACTTACCAACTGGTATTGGATGGTTTTCCTTATTCACGACACCGAATACGTGGTTGCACAATTTACTGGCGCTGTGTTCAATTTCGTCCCTTAAA ATGTAGAGCAAGAGTTCGAACTAACCCTGCCGGAGATCGTGTTTCGATTGTGGACGAATCCCACAATCATCCTATCGTTCGAGAGCGACGTAAAAAAGGcacacttaaatatgtttatgagCAACGCAAGCTGGAGCGTAGTTGCAGTTTTAAATAG
- the LOC126757014 gene encoding modifier of mdg4-like isoform X28: MADDEQFSLCWNNFNSNLSAGFHESLCRGDLVDVTLAAEGQFVKAHRLVLSVCSPYFRKMFTQMPANQHAFVFLKDVSHTALKDLIQFMYCGEVNVKQEALPAFISTAEALQIKGLTDSDPPPSQSPAEPSTPSPQIQQISSPRVRQRTSTSRSFKIESVEDSGDDKQTQIVIQTTAAPAAQQVVAQPQTQHLQTQSQTHIAPQQIATTTTATTTTVVTHKRPARSIGSGPHIKRTKSTIDPLDTTDVSTGTQQITVQTAVVAAPAPETKTQVQQQQSEPEYIDLPIELPTKSEPDYAEDAGDVDGGENETTYVEDDSYGELRYDESYFTENDDTPAGATTVQTGTGSGGGVNATTSKALVKQQQSSFTDTSYVDVADQGNSDAQATSCNSNTNAGIVTSLKYNYRGQLVYNGYTYSMHSENGNTCVVHWRCSAYTKLRCRANIKTRGKI; the protein is encoded by the exons ATGGCGGACGACGAGCAATTCTCGCTATGTTGGAATAATTTCAACAGTAATTTGTCGGCTGGTTTTCATGAATCGCTTTGCCGCGGTGACCTGGTGGACGTGACGCTAGCGGCGGAAGGGCAATTTGTCAAAGCGCACCGTTTAGTTTTGTCTGTATGCTCACCCTATTTTCGCAAAATGTTCACACAAATGCCGGCCAATCAACATGCTTTTG TTTTTCTCAAGGATGTATCTCATACAGCATTAAAAGATCTTATTCAATTTATGTACTGTGGAGAAGTAAACGTAAAGCAAGAAGCTTTACCAGCGTTTATTAGTACAGCAGAAGCTCTTCAAATAAAAGGCTTAACAGAT AGCGATCCTCCACCATCGCAATCGCCAGCGGAACCTTCCACACCTTCACCTCAAATTCAACAGATATCTTCGCCTCGCGTCCGCCAACGAACATCAACTTCTCGTTCGTTCAAAATTGAATCTGTTGAAGATTCTGGAGATGATAAGCAAACTCAGATTGTCATACAAACTACGGCGGCTCCTGCAGCACAGCAAGTCGTTGCTCAACCGCAAACACAACATTTGCAGACTCAAAGTCAAACGCATATAGCACCTCAACAAATCgcaaccaccaccaccgccactaCTACAACTGTTGTTACGCATAAGCGACCAGCGCGAAGTATTGGAAGTGGGCCCCACATTAAACGCACCAAAAGTACAATTGATCCGCTAGATACAACTGATGTGTCGACCGGAACCCAACAAATAACTGTGCAAACAGCAGTTGTTGCTGCCCCTGCGCCTGAGACTAAAACACAAGTACAGCAACAGCAAAGTGAGCCGGAATATATAGACTTGCCAATAGAGTTGCCTACGAAATCAGAACCAGACTATGCAGAAGATGCTGGTGATGTAGATGGAGGCGAAAATGAAACCACTTATGTAGAGGATGATTCTTATGGAGAGCTTAGGTATGACGAAAGTTATTTTACCGAAAATGACGATACGCCTGCAGGTGCGACGACGGTACAAACTGGAACAGGTTCAGGTGGTGGTGTAAATGCAACAACATCAAAAGCTTTGGTGAAACAGCAACAATCATCATTCACCGACACCTCGTACGTGGATGTGGCGGACCAAGGAAACAGTGACGCACAAG caacATCTTGTAACTCTAACACGAACGCAGGAATTGTTACGTCTCTAAAGTATAATTACAGAGGTCAATTAGTCTACAACGGTTACACGTATTCAATGCATTCGGAGAACGGTAACACTTGTGTGGTTCATTGGCGTTGTTCGGCGTATACAAAACTTCGATGTCGTGCAAATATAAAAACCCGTGGCAAAAT ttAA
- the LOC126757014 gene encoding modifier of mdg4-like isoform X15: protein MADDEQFSLCWNNFNSNLSAGFHESLCRGDLVDVTLAAEGQFVKAHRLVLSVCSPYFRKMFTQMPANQHAFVFLKDVSHTALKDLIQFMYCGEVNVKQEALPAFISTAEALQIKGLTDSDPPPSQSPAEPSTPSPQIQQISSPRVRQRTSTSRSFKIESVEDSGDDKQTQIVIQTTAAPAAQQVVAQPQTQHLQTQSQTHIAPQQIATTTTATTTTVVTHKRPARSIGSGPHIKRTKSTIDPLDTTDVSTGTQQITVQTAVVAAPAPETKTQVQQQQSEPEYIDLPIELPTKSEPDYAEDAGDVDGGENETTYVEDDSYGELRYDESYFTENDDTPAGATTVQTGTGSGGGVNATTSKALVKQQQSSFTDTSYVDVADQGNSDAQVKKRTPVNMISPVIMPQQHQQSKQKNTLYKRPYKSLTIYTVDGMPVVKSSYSEIKTGETILKTSGNNHHLTKIGKPRMFGKCVTCLKKTHKNHLALSKITTYCPQCPGGVWMCEDCFDKAH from the exons ATGGCGGACGACGAGCAATTCTCGCTATGTTGGAATAATTTCAACAGTAATTTGTCGGCTGGTTTTCATGAATCGCTTTGCCGCGGTGACCTGGTGGACGTGACGCTAGCGGCGGAAGGGCAATTTGTCAAAGCGCACCGTTTAGTTTTGTCTGTATGCTCACCCTATTTTCGCAAAATGTTCACACAAATGCCGGCCAATCAACATGCTTTTG TTTTTCTCAAGGATGTATCTCATACAGCATTAAAAGATCTTATTCAATTTATGTACTGTGGAGAAGTAAACGTAAAGCAAGAAGCTTTACCAGCGTTTATTAGTACAGCAGAAGCTCTTCAAATAAAAGGCTTAACAGAT AGCGATCCTCCACCATCGCAATCGCCAGCGGAACCTTCCACACCTTCACCTCAAATTCAACAGATATCTTCGCCTCGCGTCCGCCAACGAACATCAACTTCTCGTTCGTTCAAAATTGAATCTGTTGAAGATTCTGGAGATGATAAGCAAACTCAGATTGTCATACAAACTACGGCGGCTCCTGCAGCACAGCAAGTCGTTGCTCAACCGCAAACACAACATTTGCAGACTCAAAGTCAAACGCATATAGCACCTCAACAAATCgcaaccaccaccaccgccactaCTACAACTGTTGTTACGCATAAGCGACCAGCGCGAAGTATTGGAAGTGGGCCCCACATTAAACGCACCAAAAGTACAATTGATCCGCTAGATACAACTGATGTGTCGACCGGAACCCAACAAATAACTGTGCAAACAGCAGTTGTTGCTGCCCCTGCGCCTGAGACTAAAACACAAGTACAGCAACAGCAAAGTGAGCCGGAATATATAGACTTGCCAATAGAGTTGCCTACGAAATCAGAACCAGACTATGCAGAAGATGCTGGTGATGTAGATGGAGGCGAAAATGAAACCACTTATGTAGAGGATGATTCTTATGGAGAGCTTAGGTATGACGAAAGTTATTTTACCGAAAATGACGATACGCCTGCAGGTGCGACGACGGTACAAACTGGAACAGGTTCAGGTGGTGGTGTAAATGCAACAACATCAAAAGCTTTGGTGAAACAGCAACAATCATCATTCACCGACACCTCGTACGTGGATGTGGCGGACCAAGGAAACAGTGACGCACAAG ttAAAAAGCGAACGCCTGTAAATATGATTTCTCCAGTTATTATgccacaacaacatcaacaatcgaagcaaaaaaacacattatataAAAGGCCATACAAATCCTTGACGATATATACAGTTGATGGTATGCCTGTCGTTAAGTCATCATATTCGGAAATTAAAACTGGcgaaacaattttgaaaacgtCCGGGAATAACCATCACTTAACTAAAATTGGTAAACCGCGGATGTTCGGAAAGTGTGTTACTTGCTTGAAGAAAACACATAAAAACCATTTAGCTCTCTCTAAAATCACCACGTATTGTCCACAGTGCCCCGGTGGTGTTTGGATGTGTGAAGATTGTTTTGATAAAGCTCATTag
- the LOC126757014 gene encoding modifier of mdg4-like isoform X8, which yields MADDEQFSLCWNNFNSNLSAGFHESLCRGDLVDVTLAAEGQFVKAHRLVLSVCSPYFRKMFTQMPANQHAFVFLKDVSHTALKDLIQFMYCGEVNVKQEALPAFISTAEALQIKGLTDSDPPPSQSPAEPSTPSPQIQQISSPRVRQRTSTSRSFKIESVEDSGDDKQTQIVIQTTAAPAAQQVVAQPQTQHLQTQSQTHIAPQQIATTTTATTTTVVTHKRPARSIGSGPHIKRTKSTIDPLDTTDVSTGTQQITVQTAVVAAPAPETKTQVQQQQSEPEYIDLPIELPTKSEPDYAEDAGDVDGGENETTYVEDDSYGELRYDESYFTENDDTPAGATTVQTGTGSGGGVNATTSKALVKQQQSSFTDTSYVDVADQGNSDAQGEDEVKFIRSQKKYAQLVYNGFIYNKKLTQANGQTTWRCVDLLKLRCKAVVITKKNKLVAARRSHNHEDHVQRIGQRPLYKIEEDLSEYIEIKPEDPKLAEFMNVSNIEICAQKSGKEFKLFVPTPAVRAATTVWPNYQPE from the exons ATGGCGGACGACGAGCAATTCTCGCTATGTTGGAATAATTTCAACAGTAATTTGTCGGCTGGTTTTCATGAATCGCTTTGCCGCGGTGACCTGGTGGACGTGACGCTAGCGGCGGAAGGGCAATTTGTCAAAGCGCACCGTTTAGTTTTGTCTGTATGCTCACCCTATTTTCGCAAAATGTTCACACAAATGCCGGCCAATCAACATGCTTTTG TTTTTCTCAAGGATGTATCTCATACAGCATTAAAAGATCTTATTCAATTTATGTACTGTGGAGAAGTAAACGTAAAGCAAGAAGCTTTACCAGCGTTTATTAGTACAGCAGAAGCTCTTCAAATAAAAGGCTTAACAGAT AGCGATCCTCCACCATCGCAATCGCCAGCGGAACCTTCCACACCTTCACCTCAAATTCAACAGATATCTTCGCCTCGCGTCCGCCAACGAACATCAACTTCTCGTTCGTTCAAAATTGAATCTGTTGAAGATTCTGGAGATGATAAGCAAACTCAGATTGTCATACAAACTACGGCGGCTCCTGCAGCACAGCAAGTCGTTGCTCAACCGCAAACACAACATTTGCAGACTCAAAGTCAAACGCATATAGCACCTCAACAAATCgcaaccaccaccaccgccactaCTACAACTGTTGTTACGCATAAGCGACCAGCGCGAAGTATTGGAAGTGGGCCCCACATTAAACGCACCAAAAGTACAATTGATCCGCTAGATACAACTGATGTGTCGACCGGAACCCAACAAATAACTGTGCAAACAGCAGTTGTTGCTGCCCCTGCGCCTGAGACTAAAACACAAGTACAGCAACAGCAAAGTGAGCCGGAATATATAGACTTGCCAATAGAGTTGCCTACGAAATCAGAACCAGACTATGCAGAAGATGCTGGTGATGTAGATGGAGGCGAAAATGAAACCACTTATGTAGAGGATGATTCTTATGGAGAGCTTAGGTATGACGAAAGTTATTTTACCGAAAATGACGATACGCCTGCAGGTGCGACGACGGTACAAACTGGAACAGGTTCAGGTGGTGGTGTAAATGCAACAACATCAAAAGCTTTGGTGAAACAGCAACAATCATCATTCACCGACACCTCGTACGTGGATGTGGCGGACCAAGGAAACAGTGACGCACAAG GTGAAGATGAAGTGAAATTCATACGAAGTCAGAAAAAATATGCCCAGTTAGTTTATAACGGATTCATATACAACAAGAAGTTAACTCAGGCAAATGGACAAACTACATGGCGGTGCGTAGATCTGTTAAAGTTACGTTGCAAAGCTGTCGTCATTacgaaaaagaataaattagtTGCTGCACGACGTTCCCACAATCATGAGGATCATGTACAACGTATAGGTCAACGGCCTTTATATAAAATAGAGGAAGATCTCAGCGAGTATATCGAAATTAAACCTGAAGACCCGAAACTTGCCGAATTCATGAATGTTTCCAACATCGAGATCTGTGCACAGAAAAGTGGCAAAGAGTTTAAGCTATTTGTCCCGACACCGGCAGTACGAGCAGCCACAACAGTTTGGCCTAATTATCAACCAGAATAA